The genomic DNA ataagtaagtgaatttcttcttctatttgctagtttcaatttttttccttcaactgcactgatgcactgtacgattatggttttaatttacattggcaaggttaacttaaattcagtttaagtaggttcatgtaaactaagtttgcatgaacctacttaaaccgagtttacatgaacctacttaaattgagttaacatgaacctacttaaactgagtttacatgaacatacttaaactgagtttacatgaacctacttaaactgagtttacaaaatcgcagaacaaggaaaacacaaaatcagaactgagaacccataacaagaaaaaaacaatcgattgaagaacaacactttctaacctgatttgcttcgaattttctttgaaatcatgaatggacgtgagaaagtatggttttgaaaatctccgcagaacacaatcgatcgattggagaattatggttttggaagaaggattttggggtgtaaccaaaaaagaaggaatgggctttttgaaaatcaaattttatgaaagggtaatcttgtcattttggggtgcaaccatgattaactagggtgcaagtagaaaaactctaaaAGTAAATTACAACAAGTcgaatgaaaacaatacaaattgtTTCTCAGATCCTCTTAATAACCCCTTATTTGCattcaaatgcaaagaaaataacaaaaaacatagCCTACAACATCATATGATACTCCCTCATCAATAAGGAAATTTTGTTTAAGGGTTTGATAATTAAAAATGTCTACATGATATGATTGATCTAGATGATATATCTTTAAGTGGTGCTAAGTGTCTCATGGACAAGAGTGAAGATTCTTGGCTATGGCATAGTCAGCTTGGTCATTTTCACTGCGAGTTACTAAATATCATGTCCAAAGACATAGTAGTTAGTTTACCTAAACCAATATTTGTAAAAGACAAATTGTGTGATGCTTGTTAAAAAGAGAAGCAAACTAgaacctctttaaaaaaaaaatccagattttttatttttagtagaGATCTATTGCTTCCCGGTCCTCGCTTTGACCAAATATTTCCACATTCTCTCAGTTTCCCAACATTAACCACTCTGTCTCTAAAGCACCTCGTCTTTGGTTGCAATGATGATGGTTGTGTTGATCCTTTTTCCACATTCAACATGTTGACTACTTTGATCATTGACAAATGTGTACTTGTTGACAATGCACAAAACCTTCGCATTTCAAGTACCAAGCTTGTCAATTTAACTATATGTGTGTATGATTTCTTGTCTGGTTGCAATCCTAGAACTGCCGATTTCGAAATCTATTTTGGAATCGAGTTATATGCTCCAACACTTCATACCTTTGATTTTACCGGTGGTCATtatattccaaaactttttgGGAGCAAGACCGCTCTCTCTTCTATCAAACATGTGAATATAAATTTAAAGCAAACTATGGAGGATAGCTTTTGGGAGAACCCATCAATTCTATTCAACTGGTTGGTTAATCTTGTTAATATCGAATCATTGACCATCACTAAACCTGCTCTTCAGGTACTTTATATGTAACATTATAGGCTGCTTTTtatctaattattttattaaaaactcgACTTGCAACTGATCCTAATACTTCATGATTGCTTAGGTTCTTTCCTACGCTCATGAGGATTTATTGAAGGTTGACTTCCCTTCCTTGTGTAACTTGAAGTCACTGAAATTTAATCAGATCATACGTCCTCCATTGGTGACTGTCATTGACTTTTTGCTTCAAAACTCACCTTCTGCAAAGGTTGACTTCAGGTGCTTCCAACAACTTTTTAAAGATAGATTGTTTTGGTTTCgtaagttatttttttctctgtttctgttttttatttcccaTGATGTCTCTTGTTATAAATAACTTACTTTCAGACTGTGTGTCTACATTGTATGCATGTTGACGCGTATAAATTTTCAgtgtataaaattataaaaacccTCCTTATTTAGAGAAACAAATGTCTGTTTACAGTGTATGCATGTTGACATGTGCATCTTGAATCACATGTACAACTAGTTTGAGAATTAACTAACTTCTATCTCACAAAATATTCATTTACAgctgatataaaataaattctatttaCTAACTTATAAAAAAAGCTTTACTAATTTTTATTCTCTATGTACATGGCCATTTTCTGTATACAATTCTAATTATTCATTCTTACCATTCCAACAAGATAGAGAGGTAAAGTAAACAAACCCACATACATCATGTTATAAGTCAACTTTTTCA from Medicago truncatula cultivar Jemalong A17 chromosome 8, MtrunA17r5.0-ANR, whole genome shotgun sequence includes the following:
- the LOC11410702 gene encoding uncharacterized protein, which produces MLTTLIIDKCVLVDNAQNLRISSTKLVNLTICVYDFLSGCNPRTADFEIYFGIELYAPTLHTFDFTGGHYIPKLFGSKTALSSIKHVNINLKQTMEDSFWENPSILFNWLVNLVNIESLTITKPALQVLSYAHEDLLKVDFPSLCNLKSLKFNQIIRPPLVTVIDFLLQNSPSAKVDFSSSSLWTRW